A stretch of Microbacterium sp. LWH3-1.2 DNA encodes these proteins:
- a CDS encoding DUF3499 family protein, with protein sequence MRERVCSKVGCAREAVSTLTYDYGDQMAALGPLGAAGDPHAHDLCAIHTDRLSVPKGWVVVRHETLRA encoded by the coding sequence ATGCGCGAGAGAGTCTGCTCCAAGGTCGGATGCGCCCGTGAGGCGGTGTCCACCCTCACTTACGACTACGGCGACCAGATGGCGGCCCTCGGTCCGCTCGGTGCGGCCGGAGATCCGCACGCTCACGACCTCTGCGCGATCCACACCGACCGCCTGTCCGTTCCCAAGGGCTGGGTCGTCGTGCGCCACGAGACGCTCCGCGCCTGA